Proteins encoded by one window of Ochrobactrum sp. BTU1:
- a CDS encoding LysR family transcriptional regulator: protein MIMQHRIPNFELLATFLAVHSDGNFSVSAQRLNITQSAVSHRIKRLEEELGIVLFDRSPHHVFVTEAGAKLASEIEPAFKTLETAFSSFNPQGKCSLEIEVEPAFSTKWLAPRLKKFLNENPSLKLQLNLSDKRLEFSGQTQIAIKWGHPESWPEYQCEPLMGLTFTPMCSPEFAQKNKLFSPIDILRCVLIHDRDYDNWLAWARLNNLPLEHFKSGHIIRDTPLLEQTAIESDGVALYAIELADAALRRGDLTAPFPKAKLMSNAHYMLLKHPTRRLSDAGKSFDKWIRHIAHGSG from the coding sequence ATGATCATGCAGCACAGAATTCCCAACTTCGAATTATTGGCGACATTTCTGGCAGTCCATTCGGACGGCAATTTCTCAGTTTCTGCTCAGAGACTTAACATCACTCAATCAGCTGTAAGCCATCGCATAAAAAGGCTTGAGGAGGAGCTTGGGATTGTCCTCTTCGACCGTTCACCACACCACGTATTCGTCACAGAGGCGGGAGCCAAGCTAGCAAGCGAGATCGAGCCAGCCTTCAAAACATTGGAAACCGCATTTTCTTCTTTCAATCCTCAAGGCAAGTGTTCGCTGGAGATTGAAGTAGAGCCGGCCTTTAGCACCAAATGGCTTGCTCCCCGGCTCAAGAAATTTCTCAACGAAAATCCATCGTTGAAATTGCAGCTCAATTTGTCTGATAAGCGCCTCGAATTTTCAGGGCAAACGCAAATTGCTATTAAGTGGGGTCACCCTGAAAGTTGGCCGGAATATCAATGCGAACCATTAATGGGTCTGACGTTCACACCAATGTGCTCTCCGGAATTCGCACAAAAAAATAAGCTGTTCTCTCCTATCGATATCCTACGATGTGTATTGATACATGATCGTGATTACGACAATTGGCTGGCATGGGCACGGTTGAATAACCTCCCTTTAGAACATTTTAAATCGGGACATATTATCCGCGACACCCCATTGCTTGAGCAGACCGCAATCGAAAGCGACGGAGTTGCGCTTTACGCAATAGAATTAGCTGATGCAGCACTGCGCAGAGGCGACTTGACAGCGCCATTTCCTAAGGCAAAGTTGATGAGCAATGCGCATTATATGCTTCTGAAGCATCCAACACGGCGTCTCAGTGATGCTGGAAAATCATTTGATAAATGGATTCGCCACATAGCGCATGGAAGCGGCTGA
- the pcaF gene encoding 3-oxoadipyl-CoA thiolase, which yields MSEAFICDYIRTPIGRYGGALSSVRADDLGAIPLAELMKRNPSVDWEDVDDVIFGCANQAGEDNRNVARMSLLLAGLPVSISGTTINRLCGSGMDAIITAARAIKSGESDLMIAGGVESMSRAPFVMPKAESAFSRQPEVFDTTIGWRFVNPMMKAQYGVDSMPETGENVAENFHVSREDQDVFAFNSQRKAAVAQKNGRLAREIVSVSIPQRKSIPVIVEKDEHPRETTIETLAGLRAPFRTGGTVTAGNASGVNDGAAALIIASEKAVKKYGLTPIARVAGGATAGVPPRVMGIGPAPAAKKLLATLDLTADQLDVIELNEAFASQGLATLRELGIRDDDPRVNPNGGAIALGHPLGMSGARITGTAALELLETKGRYSLSAMCVGVGQGIAIILERT from the coding sequence ATGAGCGAAGCATTTATCTGCGATTATATCCGCACGCCCATTGGTCGTTATGGTGGCGCGCTTTCAAGTGTGAGAGCTGATGATCTGGGCGCTATCCCGCTTGCTGAATTGATGAAGCGCAATCCATCGGTGGATTGGGAAGATGTTGACGATGTTATTTTCGGCTGTGCCAATCAGGCAGGTGAAGACAACCGAAATGTGGCCCGCATGTCATTGTTGCTTGCGGGGCTGCCAGTCTCAATATCAGGAACTACCATCAACCGCCTTTGCGGCTCCGGCATGGATGCTATCATAACGGCTGCACGTGCTATAAAATCCGGAGAGAGTGATCTAATGATAGCTGGCGGTGTCGAGAGCATGAGCCGAGCACCATTTGTCATGCCAAAAGCTGAAAGTGCATTTTCCCGTCAGCCCGAAGTTTTCGACACAACCATCGGTTGGCGCTTTGTCAATCCAATGATGAAAGCTCAATATGGCGTCGATTCAATGCCTGAAACGGGTGAGAATGTCGCTGAGAATTTCCATGTCTCTCGTGAAGATCAGGACGTATTTGCGTTCAATAGCCAGCGCAAGGCAGCTGTCGCGCAAAAAAATGGCCGGCTGGCACGCGAGATTGTGTCTGTGTCTATACCGCAACGAAAATCAATCCCCGTTATCGTTGAGAAAGACGAGCATCCTCGGGAAACAACAATCGAAACTCTTGCTGGGCTTCGCGCTCCCTTCCGAACGGGTGGAACGGTCACGGCCGGCAACGCATCCGGCGTTAATGATGGCGCAGCGGCACTCATAATCGCATCAGAGAAGGCAGTTAAAAAATATGGGCTCACACCTATTGCACGCGTTGCGGGCGGTGCCACGGCAGGTGTGCCACCGAGAGTAATGGGTATCGGGCCAGCTCCGGCAGCAAAAAAGCTACTGGCAACACTGGATTTGACCGCTGATCAACTCGATGTCATTGAACTCAATGAGGCTTTCGCCAGTCAGGGCCTAGCAACTTTGCGGGAACTTGGCATTCGTGATGATGATCCTCGCGTCAATCCAAATGGCGGGGCAATAGCATTGGGTCATCCACTTGGTATGTCGGGAGCACGGATAACCGGCACGGCCGCTCTTGAGTTGCTGGAAACAAAGGGGCGCTATTCCTTATCAGCAATGTGTGTGGGCGTCGGACAAGGGATCGCGATTATTCTGGAAAGAACTTAA
- a CDS encoding 3-oxoacid CoA-transferase subunit B, protein MMMDIHENIKLSNAQIAWRAAQDIVDGAYVNLGIGFPEMVARYQPSGRQAIFHTENGVLNFGEAPLSGEEDWDLINAGKKAVTLKPGASFFHHADSFAMVRGGHLDVAILGAYQVAQNGDLANWRVGSSGVPAVGGAMDLVHGAKQVVVITEHLTKKGEPKLVDKCTFPLTGVGCITRVYTSHAVIDVEKGHFVLREKLAGMSVEQLQSITGAQLHLDGPVSDLSVPQL, encoded by the coding sequence ATTATGATGGATATCCACGAAAATATCAAATTATCGAATGCTCAGATTGCCTGGCGAGCTGCACAGGACATCGTTGATGGCGCCTATGTTAATCTCGGAATAGGTTTCCCGGAGATGGTCGCACGATATCAACCATCCGGACGGCAAGCCATATTCCATACAGAGAATGGTGTACTGAATTTTGGCGAGGCTCCACTGTCGGGCGAAGAAGACTGGGATCTGATTAATGCCGGAAAGAAAGCTGTTACACTAAAGCCCGGAGCATCGTTCTTCCACCATGCAGACAGTTTTGCCATGGTGCGGGGCGGCCATCTGGACGTCGCTATTCTTGGTGCGTATCAGGTTGCGCAGAACGGTGATCTGGCGAACTGGCGCGTCGGTTCTTCCGGTGTTCCGGCTGTCGGCGGAGCAATGGATCTGGTTCACGGTGCCAAGCAGGTGGTTGTTATTACCGAGCATCTTACCAAAAAGGGCGAACCCAAACTCGTTGATAAATGCACATTTCCTTTGACGGGCGTTGGTTGCATCACGCGTGTGTATACCAGCCATGCTGTCATTGACGTTGAAAAAGGACATTTTGTACTTCGGGAAAAGCTTGCCGGCATGAGTGTCGAGCAACTTCAATCCATTACTGGTGCTCAGCTACATCTTGACGGACCAGTATCCGACTTGAGCGTACCGCAACTCTGA
- a CDS encoding 3-oxoacid CoA-transferase subunit A, which translates to MDKRLDSVDAAVASIGDGATVMIGGFGGSGAPIELIHALIKKGPKDLTVINNNAGNGRIGIAAMIDARMVRKMVCSFPRSSDPRAFTDKYLAGEIELELVPQGTLAERIRAGGAGIPAFYTPTAYGTELAAGKNISEFDGRPYVRERWLKADFALIKAHYGDQHGNLTYRMASRNFNPLMCMAAENTIVQVSKVVPLGELDPEHIITPGIFVNSVVEVTQPQQEEELIRAGATGL; encoded by the coding sequence ATGGATAAGCGACTGGACAGTGTTGATGCCGCAGTGGCATCCATCGGGGATGGCGCAACGGTCATGATCGGAGGGTTTGGGGGATCTGGTGCACCAATTGAGCTCATCCATGCATTGATCAAAAAAGGGCCCAAAGACCTCACTGTTATCAACAACAATGCTGGCAATGGTCGCATAGGGATCGCTGCCATGATTGATGCCAGGATGGTTCGAAAAATGGTCTGCTCTTTCCCACGATCATCTGACCCGAGAGCATTTACTGATAAGTATCTAGCAGGTGAGATCGAACTGGAGTTGGTGCCGCAGGGCACTTTGGCTGAACGCATTCGTGCGGGTGGAGCTGGGATCCCAGCCTTCTACACACCAACTGCCTATGGGACGGAATTGGCTGCAGGAAAAAATATAAGCGAGTTTGATGGACGACCCTATGTACGGGAACGCTGGTTAAAAGCCGATTTTGCTTTGATTAAGGCGCATTATGGTGACCAGCACGGGAACTTGACCTATCGGATGGCGTCGCGAAATTTCAATCCACTCATGTGTATGGCCGCTGAAAACACGATTGTCCAAGTCTCAAAAGTTGTACCGCTCGGCGAACTTGACCCGGAACACATCATCACACCAGGAATTTTTGTGAACAGTGTTGTCGAGGTTACCCAGCCACAGCAGGAAGAAGAACTCATTCGCGCGGGAGCAACCGGATTATGA
- a CDS encoding helix-turn-helix domain-containing protein, which produces MTLKERDLMGGLAKGLKVIEAFTADRPKLSISEAADVTGYDRATTRRCLLTLAELGYCAYDGKYFTVTPRILRLGTGCLAAMPLPRIVQPYLDQLSEQIHQSTSVSILDGSEIVYVARAAQQRVMSVTLMPGSRLPAYCTSMGRVLLAALPEEQAKDILMAGPLHARTPRTETSPRRLLDQLRHIREHGFAAIDQEVEMGLRSIAVPLTDFRRTTVAALNVGFAATTEPLECLVQKYLPSLQAIQAEISGTLR; this is translated from the coding sequence ATGACTTTGAAAGAACGCGACCTGATGGGTGGCTTAGCAAAGGGCTTAAAGGTGATAGAAGCCTTTACTGCTGATCGACCGAAATTGAGTATTTCCGAGGCCGCTGATGTCACCGGTTACGACCGGGCTACGACACGACGCTGCCTGCTAACGCTTGCTGAATTGGGATACTGCGCTTATGACGGTAAGTACTTTACCGTAACCCCCAGGATACTTCGCTTGGGGACAGGATGTCTGGCCGCGATGCCGTTGCCCCGCATCGTGCAACCCTACCTCGATCAACTTTCAGAACAGATCCATCAAAGCACCTCCGTTTCAATTCTTGATGGATCAGAAATTGTATATGTGGCGCGGGCGGCACAGCAGCGTGTGATGTCAGTGACCCTCATGCCTGGATCTCGTTTGCCCGCCTATTGCACATCTATGGGGCGCGTGCTTCTGGCAGCGCTACCTGAAGAACAAGCCAAAGACATTCTCATGGCAGGCCCCCTCCATGCACGAACGCCACGAACAGAAACATCTCCTCGCCGACTGTTGGATCAGCTTCGACATATCCGCGAACACGGTTTTGCTGCGATCGATCAGGAAGTAGAAATGGGGTTGCGATCAATTGCAGTGCCATTAACTGACTTTCGGCGAACGACAGTCGCAGCACTTAATGTGGGGTTCGCTGCAACTACTGAACCTCTGGAATGTCTGGTTCAGAAATATCTTCCTAGCCTACAGGCAATCCAAGCTGAAATCTCCGGGACACTGAGATAA